GGGGATTGAGGGCTAAGCGGGGGGAAGCCTGCCTTGAAGTGTGCTCTCTGTCCTCTCCGGATTCAGTATCTTCGGTTCTAGGGAGGTGCTTGGGGCGCGAGAGGAGGTTGGTTGTGAGGAGGAATGTCAGGGTGGGGCCTTGCGTGGTGACACATTCAGGTGTCTGCATTGATGGACGTGCGTTGTGCGTGTTTGCGTGATTGTGCAAGTAACGGTCTTTGTGGACCGGTGTCTGCAGGGCGTGTCCACTGTTTGTATGTCTGTGTAGGGCATGTATATATCTTTGTGTGTGGGTATGTTAGTGCGAGCGtgtgagagaggggagggtgtgTCTTCCAGTGAGGGAGGAAGTGTGGTTGGAGAGGATTAGTCATATTGTAGGATTTTGCCTAACACAGCCAGATGGCTGCTTCAGGCTTTCCTCTCTGTACTGGGAGGGAGAATCCTTCTTTCTGGCCATAGGTGGCTTGGGGAGAGGTGCATGGGTGTCTGTGCAGCCCTGCCCAGCGGGGGAACAAGGAGGGCCTTGCCATTCAGTGTGGGTTGAGGAAAATGCCCCTGGAGAGGAGATGTGCATGCCTACGAGCACGCATGCCTGACAGGCATCAGAGTCCCTAGTTTGAGATCTGGAGTAGATATCCCTGGGGCTGCCAATGAGCCCTTGCTCTCCTCCAATCAGGGGCTGGGGCGTGGGATGACTTATGCCATCTTCCCAAACAGCATTGGGGGTTTCCATCTAGGTCTCAAGGCAGCTGGGGCCTAAAGTTGACATGAACGTGGATATGTAATGCAGAGAATATGCATTTCTGTGCATACAGAGCACAAGAGTGGCTGCACGGGATTAGTTGCTGCTCTTGCATCAACCACGCACACGTAAATCCTCACTGATGAAAATCTGCACCAGGCCAGAGTGCAAAGGAGATCTGTTTTTCTGGTTCTGTCCCCTGCCCGTCCTCCTGTGGCTCTAGGTCTCTGAGCCGGAACCTTGCCTAGGAAACagctcctccccccaacccttgcTTACCTACCTGGAGTCACCTTGACTTCTCGAAGAGATTGGTGATAGGCCCAGGGACCAGGGCAGGGCCACCAGAGGTTCCCACAGACAGAGCTCTTGGACCCCCTCCTTGAAGTCCTCCGACTCCGGTCTTTGCCCTGCAGAAAATGGGTGAGTTGCCCTTGGATATCAATATCCAGGAACCTCGTTGGGACCAAAGCACTTTCCTGGGCAGAGCCCGGCACTTCTTCACTGTGACTGACCCTCGGAATCTGCTGCTGTCTGGAGCACAGCTGGAAGCTTCCCGGAACATCGTGCAGAACTACAGGTAGACCGCTGCCCCCTGACCCTGTACCCAGGGCCTCATTCCAGGTACTTGAATACAGTACCTTTTGCCTCTGTCTCCCCAAGCTTGAGAGTGACTGTCCCACTTCTCAAGTCTCTTATTCCCTGGCCTTATGTGTTGGAATCACAGACAGCTGTGGCACAGAGCTTTAATCCAGAGAATTTTAGGGTGTTTGGGTTGAGGAGGTGGCATTGATATTTGTGGGCAGGGGGCTGCTGTCTACTTCACAGACCCTCTGAAGGGGCACTGCTAGGCCACCCTCTGCAAGAATGGAGGGTCTCAAAGTTGAGCCCAAGGAGAAGGAGAGCAtcccccttctctccaggaggaAAAGCCCTTGTGATGCCCCTCGCCATTTCAACCCATTGGGAACCACCATAACCCATGACCAAGCATTGAGGCAGAAACAGAAAGGTACCCCTCTTTGTGTGGCTACAAGGAAAATAGAAACGGGGGCCCACATACTCTTCTGGAAAGATGTGGCTCTCCCCCAGAGACAAGGAGCTCCTTTATTCTGAGATTCAGGGCCAAAGTTCCTGGTCCTCTGCCTGCACTTCCCCTGAGCTGAGTGGTCAGGGCTTCAGGGGCAGACCTGCCACCTAGAACTACTGTCTCTTCCCCACCATTCTCCGCAGGGCTGGCGTGCTGACACCTGGCCTCACCGAGGACCAGCTGTGGAGGGCCAAGTATGTGTACGACTCTGCCTTCCATCCGGACACCGGCGAGAAGGTGGTGCTGATTGGCCGGATGTCAGCGCAGGTGCCCATGAACATGACCATCACTGGCTGCATGCTCACCTTCTACAGGCAGGTCCTGCCCCATGTGTCCCCTCCCTGAGCACTCGCCAAGCTAGGGTGTAGCCGGATGACTAGGCAAGGCCAACCGGGCAGAAAATAGTGGGCAGGTGAGAGCTTGTGCTAGAATCCCCTGCACCCCTCGGAACTCCGCCCTGAGGTTCCTCCCAGCCCAGAGACAGTGTGTGTGGTTTGGCAAGTGGGGTAAGTGGGGAGGGTCATGCGGGGGTCACCAGAGCCAAGTTCTAGGGTCATCAGCTGGGTCCTTCCTGAGGGTAAGGGAATAACCTCTGGGGTCTCACTATCAGGGTCTGAGGATGAGGGACACCGTAGAGGGGGCAGAAGTAAGCGTCTTTGTTCCCTCAGGAAGACCCCGACGGTGGTGTTCTGGCAGTGGGTGAATCAGTCCTTCAATGCTGTTGTGAACTACTCCAACCGCAGCGGCGATGCTCCCATCACTGTGGGGTGAGAGCTTGTCCCCAGGGACTCCTCCCGGGCCTACCGTTGCTCCCTCTTGTTTGCTCCTGTTCCCAGAGTGCTTGTTCCGCCGGTGACTCAaagccctcctcccagcctgcccctctccccactctcctggCCTGAGGGCATGGCATCCTCTTGTGTATGCTATGGGGACCCCTCTCCTCCAGAAAGGGAGGGCTCGGAGCTTCCAGACAAGTCTACACTGTAGCAGGGAAGGAATTTCTCTGCCTTCCACGCCTCATATATTGAGGATTTGGGATGTCCCTGAAAGAAAGAACCACATGCTGGACTCTTCACCTCCCACATTGTGTCCTGACGCTTCCACCCACAGGCAGCTGGGGACAGCTTATGTGAGTGCCACCACCGGCGCTGTGGCCACAGCCCTGGGGCTCAAATCCCTCACCAAGGTAAACGCCCCCCATTTACCCTatattcttctcccttttctccatcaCTCATCTAAACCAACCTACAGGCTCCCCACATCTCTCCCCAGAGTTCCTCACCGCTCCACAGCCCTTAGGGCCACTAAGTGccatcttccctcccccagcacctgccccctCTGGTCGGCAGGTTTGTGCCCTTTGCAGCTGTGGCAGCCGCCAACTGCATCAACATCCCCCTGATGAGGCAGAGGTGAGTGGCTCCAGCTCCTGGCACCCCCCCCAATGCATGTGGGCACACCATCCTGCCACGCAGACTAGCCcagtcctctccctccccagacaGAAGTTTCTGGGAGCAGTCTCAGTCTGACTCTGGGATCCTGGGCTGGGAGAAATAGCCTTTGAATCCATGACATCTGAGGGAACCCCAGGGAATAGCTGCCCGAGAGGGCATTGCAGCTAGGATTTAGGGCCTGTGGTCTGACCCTCACCCCCTTTCCTTTCCAGGGAACTGCAGGTGGGCATCCCAGTGACTGATGAGGCAAGTCAGAGACTCGGCCACTCGGTGGCTGCGGCCAAACAGGGAATCTTCCAGGTGGTGGTATCGAGAATCTGCATGGCCATTCCTGCCATGGGTGAGGCACAGGTGCCTGGGCGGGGCTCAGGAGGCTCTAAGAGAATGGGGGGCCATTCTCCAGGAGTTTTGAGCACTCTGGGGGCTGTgactctggggggagggggaggagcttTCACTTTGCTAACTCACTCCTTTTTCACCCTGCTCTCTCCGCAGCCATTCCCCCCGTGATCATGGACACTCTGGAGAAGAAAGACTTCCTAAAGGTAGGTCACTGTTACCTTTCCCATCCTGGAAGTGGTGGTGGCTGGAAGCAGAAGTGATCAGCCTCTGAGCTTGTTTCCAGCTTGGCCTGAGTCTGAGAAGAGCCCCCTGTTTGCCCCACCCtgtgctgccccctcccccttcattcattcagcaagaaGGAATTGGGCTGGGGTGAAAGAGCCCtaagggagcaggaggagaggataAGGGAAGGAAATGGTTTCTGCCCTGAAGAGAATCGGTGTCCCTCCAGAGGCCTCTGACACACAGGGATAGACTACCACAGTCACACCTGACATCTCACTCATGCCGTCGCCTACTGACAACAGTGAGACACGCAGGCTCACACATGCACgaacagaagagagaagcaaGGCATGGGAATCCAAGCTCATTCACTGAATCATTTATTCACAAGTATTTATGGAGCATCAACTGTGCCCTTTGGAGGAACAGAATGATGGTCCCTGTGGCGGGAGTGAATTGAGAAGGGACAGGTTCATGCATGCCACTGAGCTGGGAGGAAGTGAGTGGAGGGTTAGAGGTGGCTTCCGGAAGAAAGCAGCTCCTAGAGGAAGTGGGGAGCCAATTCTGAGAGGGGAGAATGGGCGATGGGACGCTAGGGAGGATGTCAGCAAGCAGGCCTGGCTGAGTGGAGGGTGGTGATCTGGAAATTCCATCCCTGTTATGGgcttgggagaaagaaaagggccACATACCAGAGGCTCAGAGGCAGGGTTGGTGGGAGAGAGCTGTggtaggggggagggaggggaggaggggacacaAGCCATTCCATTGTCTCTGTCTCCCCACAGCGTCGCCCCTGGCTGGGGGCGCCCCTGCAGGTGGGACTGGTGGGCTTCTGGTAAGTGTGCGGAGACTCAGCTAGGGGGGGTGAGACTGTCCTTTCCATGGTGGGTGTGGTGggtatttattgattttaagatgtttatgtacatcattcattcacacatttgGCTGGGAGGGGTCTTGGACACTTGTAGGGCATGCTGTGTGTTAGGGGGTGATCTCCACCCTTGAAGGTCGAGGTCATAGTCGAAGAGATTCTAGTCTTCGTCTGAGAGGAAAGCATGGAAATATACCTTTTGGTACCAGTGACATCCAGGAGTTTCAAGCACATTTAACTGCTGCTGCTGACACTCACTGTCGTGCTCTGGAGGCTCTTTCCTCAGCCAGAACCTACTGTCAGCGTTGGCTTTAATCAACCTCTATCCCTAGGGGCTGTCTCCAGAGATgaggtggggtgcagggagggaaCAACCTTTGGTCAAAACCTCACAAACCTTTCCCACGCTCTTCTCCCCAGCCTGGTATTTGCCACCCCCTTGTGCTGTGCCCTGTTCCCCCAGAGAAGGTAAGTGCTGCCCCCGGGCGTGGCTGGGGGCTCTGGATGGGTCTCCACATTCTCTGGAACCAGCTGACCTTAGGGTCCTTCAGTGTGTTCCAGGAGGAGGCCTGGCATGCCAGGCACTAAACTTATTCTGGGGCAGGGAAGTGATCGTGAGCTAGGCCTTCTGGCAGCCGAAGGAGATGGTTCcctctgggaggaggaagggcggGGATCCCTTAGCCTGATGCATGTTGGGTCTGGGGGATACTCAGCCTGCTTGTGCGGTTCTGTTACAGCTCCTTACACGTGAGCAGGCTGGAGCCGGAGCTGAGAGCTCGGATCCGTGAGCAAAACCCTGACATCGAAGTGGTTTACTACAACAAGGGGCTCTGAGGGAGGGTCAGCccctggccccctccctcccctgcttgggcTGCGGTTCTTATGGAGCCTTACCGTCCCCTTACCTCGCCCATCTGCCTGGTACTGGGTGGGGGCTGAGTGGGGGAGCAGCCAGTGAGGCCAGCAATCCATTAGGCTGAGAGAGGTGCCCCCATTAagcttttttctctcctttctggttTCAAAGAGCAGGGTCACATAACCCCTTTCTGCTGGGCTTCTGTGTCCATGTGTATCCATACACGATacatgtgcgcatgtgtgtgtgtacgtgctgTCCTGGAAGCTAGGAACAGACATGCTGTCCTAGGGTGTCCTGATATCTGGCTTCTCTCGGCACCTTGCCACCTGTTAGCCAGCCAGGCTACAGGACTTCTCTGCCTCAACAGTTCCACCGGCCAAGTCATTTCCAGCGGCACCTCACCCCTTCTGGACATGGGAGGAGCCCCAGGATCTCAGCACAGAGACTGAGGGACACTAGCAGGCCAAACTGGGCTGACTCCTTCAGATTTCTGGTTCCTAGCTCCCAAAGCTGACCCAGGAACTGGGCTGGCAGAGGAAGACATATCAGGATAAGGGAGACAGGGGACTTAAGCATCCCTCGCATCATGAAACATGATTTCGTCTTCTGTCCTCTATGAGAACAAAGGAGTGTCGGTACCCCGGAGCACTCCCGCCACCCTCCTATCTCCCCCACACTGCAGGGTGAGGGTCCTTAGCTACAATCTTAGGAGTTCTTGGTCTGCTCTGACATCATAACCTCAAATCTACACCTAGAGTCCCAACTCCCTCCCCAAACCTGAAAGCCATGAAGGCAGAGCAAGCATTCCCTTTTCAGAGCTCCCCCTGCACCCTCTTACCGAGGGACACAGCTGTGGGAATGGTGCTTAACCTCCACAGGTATCCGAGTAGATGGAACTAGGACACCCTCAAGGGCAGCTAGGCCCTGAGTGTACAATCTTAGGACATTTTGTGTTCTGTTGGCTCTTGTTAGACACTCAGCAGAACCCCAACCTTAGCTTCTCTTTTTTGAGGCTTAGCCCTGCTCCTACCGCTACTCCTACCCCCACTTCCCAAGAGAAAGAAGGGCCTGGGCATCCATAGGTggaccaaaggggaggtgggctTGGGAATGGAATATATGGTGGTGCACTCATCGGATACAGGGCTGGACCTCGATTCCAACCCCCATGAGCTCCGGCTGAAGCAGTGGGTGTTACAGATGAAGGCCCCAGTGGGATCCTCTAAGAGCACTTTCCTACTCCCCCAGCTATCTGCCACCAGCGACTAAAACTATGAAGCCATTGTTACTCAATAAACTGAAAACctgtctacttttttttaaaagattttatttatttattcgacagagatagagacagccagtgagagagggaacacaagcagggggagagggagaggaagaagcaggctcatagcagaggagcctgacatggggctctatcccacaacgccgggatcacgccctgagccgaaggcagaagcttaaccgctgtgccacccaggcacccctgaaaaccTTTCTACTTCTTGATCTTCATTTGATTTCATGTCCTGAGTGTTCAGGAAGAGCCAGACTCCTGCCTGCAGCTTTGCCTTCCCTCCCCACAAAATGTAGGGCTTagtctctcttctccccttctgtaGGAAACttcagctcccagcagagggcgcTGTGAGATTAGAAAATCAGTCCATCAGCACCCTGAGTCCGTACTAACCTAGAGGGGATGTAGATGCCTTCTGTTCCCTTTGCAGAGAGAGTCCTGGCTGCATTTCCTTCTTTGCTAGGAAGGCTGATCACACACCTACATGCCAACCTAGGCTCTGGGCTTCTTGGTGCCTTCAGGCATTTGGCATGGGTTTGTAGCTTCTGGTTCCCAGGGCAGCCCTGGAGAAAGGAAGGCTAGAGGGCTAAGGACTGTCCAGCTCCGTCAGAGAGAACTTAGGGCACCAGCACACACTCCATACCCCTCCACACCCGTATCAATACAACACAGGAACAAGCCTGGCACAGACCATTTGCTAGTTAAcaccccttctccccttctcccatcccAGGGCCCTCCACTCCCTCTTTATGGAAAGCCCCCCCTTTTTTACTTGGGAAACGAGGCCAAAAGTTCACATCTATGAACAGATGATGAGAGCTACTATTAAACAGTTTATTGCTGAGTCTCTCACCCTAACTCTTGGCTTTGGAAGattcaaaagaataaacatgAATGAACCTACAATAAAGTCCATTGCCTACTCCCGGCAGGACATACCTCTCATCTCCCCTTTTTCAGCTCAAAGGTCTCACACCAGGTGGTGGGGGAAAATCTTTAGGGCCGCAAGTTCCCCCAACAACCTGAAGTGAACCTAGTACTTGGCCTGGGTTAGC
The DNA window shown above is from Ailuropoda melanoleuca isolate Jingjing chromosome 6, ASM200744v2, whole genome shotgun sequence and carries:
- the SFXN3 gene encoding sideroflexin-3, which translates into the protein MGELPLDINIQEPRWDQSTFLGRARHFFTVTDPRNLLLSGAQLEASRNIVQNYRAGVLTPGLTEDQLWRAKYVYDSAFHPDTGEKVVLIGRMSAQVPMNMTITGCMLTFYRKTPTVVFWQWVNQSFNAVVNYSNRSGDAPITVGQLGTAYVSATTGAVATALGLKSLTKHLPPLVGRFVPFAAVAAANCINIPLMRQRELQVGIPVTDEASQRLGHSVAAAKQGIFQVVVSRICMAIPAMAIPPVIMDTLEKKDFLKRRPWLGAPLQVGLVGFCLVFATPLCCALFPQRSSLHVSRLEPELRARIREQNPDIEVVYYNKGL